In the Labilithrix sp. genome, CGCGCGCGCGGCGTGCTTTCAGCAAGGCGTCATCGAGATGGCGCGGCTCGTCGCGGCCGGCGGCGGAAGGCCGGAGACCGCGTTCGCGGCGCCGGGCGTCGGCGACCTCCACGTCACCGCCGCGGCGGGGCGCAACCGCGCCTTCGGCGAGCGCGTCGGCAAGGGCAAGCCCGCGAAGGAGGTGGCGGCGGAGATGCTCGCGAGCGGCGAGCTCACGGAGGGGTATCCCGCGATCGCGTCGGCCTGGAAGTGGGCGGCGGAGCGCGACGTGAAGGACCTCCCGCTCCTCGCGGCGCTCCACGCGATCGTCTGGGAAGGCGCCTCGGTACGGGAGACGCTCGCGAAGCTCGAGCTCTCGACCTGAGCTCTCGACCCGGGCGGTTCACTCGGCGCCGATGCCGACGTCGTCGAAGAGCAGCGCGCCGCCGGCGGAGGTTTGGCTCGTGCTCATCTGGCCGATGCGCAGCTCGGTCAGGTCGCTCTCGTGCGCGGCGGAGAGGGGCAGGACGAGCGGCGCCGCGCGCAGGCGCTGCTCTCCACGATCGGCTTCGTCGCCGGCGGCGCCGCGCTCGCCGGCGGCGCGCTCCTCGTCTTCTCCGCGCCGCGGAGCGCGCCGAAGACGACGATGGCGGTGGGACCCATGGGGCTATGGCTCGCGCGAGAGTGGTGACGCTCCCGGTGGAGAAGACGCGCCGCCGCCCCATGGTAACGACGTCGCAGCACGAGAGGACGCCGTGCGGGCCCATAAAAGAACGACGCACGTCGCGCGTCGTCGGCGGGCTCGCTACGCGAGGTGTCGCTGGAGGAACGCGACCGCGCGGTCCCACGCGATCTTCGCTTCGGCGGCGGCGTAGACCGCGGGGCGCGTGTCGTTCATGAAGGCGTGGTCGGCGTCGTAGACGTGGAGCTCGAACGGCGTCTTGGCGAGGGCCTCCACCTTCTGCTTCACCTCCTCCGCGCGGCCGACGGTGACCCACTCGTCCTTCTTCGCGACGTGCATCGAGATCGGCGCGGTGACCTTCGCGTAGTCGACCTTCTCCGCGGGCGGGATCCCGTAGAACGGCACCGCCGCGGCGATGGCGGGGACGTGGCACGCCGACGCGAGCGTGAGCGCGCCGCCGAGGCAGAAGCCCGTCACGCCGACCTTGCCGTTCGAGCGCGGGTGGTCCTTCAGGAACGCGACCGCGCCGGCGATCTCGTCGACCGCCTTCAGCGTGTCGAGGGCGCCCATCAGCTTCGCCGCCTCCGCGCCGTCCTTCGTCGTCTTGCCGTGGTAGAGGTCGGGCGCGACGACGAGGAAGCCCTCCTTCGCGAAGCGATCGACGAGGCTCTCGATGTGATCGTCGAGCCCCCACCACTCCTGGAGGACGACGAGCGCCGGCGCCTTGCCTTCGCCCGCCGGCTCCGCGAGGACGCCGGTGCCGTTCTTGAAGGAGATCCGGTTGGCCATGGGCGGCATGATACAAAGAGAGCCATGAAACGGTGGTTGCTTCTGCTCGCGTTGGGGGGGCTCGTGGCGTGTGAGAAGAAGGCGCCCGGCGATCCGAACAAGGTGTCGATCGACGTGAAGGCGAAGTCCGACGGCTTCGATCCGTCGAGCGTGCGCCTGAACAAGGGCGCTCAGGCCGTGCTCGTCTTCACGCGGACGACCGACGAGACGTGCGCGAAGTCGGTCATCTTCCCGGAGCTGAACATCAAGAAGGAGCTCCCGAAGGACAAGCCGGTCGAGATCGAGATCCCGACGACCGAGGCCCGCACGCTCACGTTCATGTGCGGGATGGAGATGTACAAGAGCTCCGTCGTCATCCAGTGATGCTCTCCGCGAGGACGCGGAGGAGATCGTCGAGGTCGGCGTCGTCGATGACGAGGGGCGGACAGACGTAGACCGTGTCGCCGAGCGGGCGGAGGTACGCGCCGCGCTCGAGCGCGCGCTCGTAGACGCGCCAGCCGGCTTCGCCGAGGTAGCCGCCGCTTCCGCTTCCGGCGAGATCGGCGGCGCCGATCATGCCTTGCGTGCGGACCCGCTCCACGCCGGGGAGCGCGGCGATGCGCTCGAAGGCGGCCGCGATCTTCGCCGCCTTCGGGCGCGTGCGCGCGACGACGTCCTCGTCGCGGTAGATCGCGAGCACCTCGCGCGCGAGCGCGGCGCCGATCGGGTTGCCGCAGAAGGTGTGGCCATAATAGAGCGCGCGCTCGCGGCCGCCGCCGCGGAAGGCGTCGTACACAGCGTCGGTCACGAGCGTCGCCGCCATCGGGACGACGCTCGCGAAGACCTTGCCGATGCAGAGGATGTCCGGCGTGACGCCGGCGTGCTCGCAGGCCCACATCGCGCCGGTGCGGCCGTAGCCGGTGAAGACCTCGTCGACGATGAGGAGCACGTCGTGCTCCTGCGTGAGGGCGCGGAGCTCGGTGAGGTAGCGCGGATCGTAGACGCGCATGCCGGCGGCGCCTTGGACGACGGGCTCCACCACCACGCCCGCGATCGTGTCGTGGTCGCGTTCGATGAGCTCGCTCATCGCCGCGAACGCGCGCGCGTAGGCGTCGGGGGCGGGGAAGGGCGCGTGCACGACGTCGAAGAGCACGTCCTGGTACGGGCGGCGGAAGACCTCGACGCCGCCGAGGCTCGTCGGGCCGAGCGTGTCGCCGTGGTACGCGCCGTCGAGGGCGACGAAGCGCGTCTTCTTCGCCGCCGCCGCGCCGCCGAGCTTCCAGCGCTGGAGCGCGATCTTGATCGCGACCTCGATCGAGCCGGAGCCGTTGTCTGTGTAAAATACACGATTCAGACCGGCGCCCGGCGCGACCGCGGCGAGCTCGGCGGCGAGGCGCGCGGAGGGCTCGTGCGTGATGCCGGCGAACGCGCAGTGGTCGAGCGTCGCCGCTTGCTCGCGGAGGACGCGGAGGAGGCGCGGGTGCGCGTGGCCGAGCGCGGCGACCCACCACGACGCGTTGCCGTCGAGGTAGCGCTTGCCGCCGGCGTCGTAGAGCGCGCTGCCCTCCGCGCGCGCGACGACGAGGGGGCTCGTGCGCTCCCAGACGTCGATCGCGGTGTACGGATGCCAGACGTGCGCGCGATCGAGGCGGACGACCTCGTCGCGCCCGGCGCTCATCGGCCCTTACTTCGCGCCGCCGCTGCCGCCCATCGGCGGGAGCTGCTGGTTCGTCATCGTCGGCGGCGGCATCGGCGCCGAGGTCGCGCCCTTCGGCGGCGCGCCGGCGTCGGGATCGTGGCCGCCGTGCGCGGCGATCGGGTCCGCCGGCGCGTCGTGGTCGATCTTGATCGAGCGCGTCGTCGAGTTCCACGGGCCTTCGATCGGCTTGTCGGAGCCGTCGACGAGCTCGGTCTTGATCTCGTAGGAGCCGTTCTGGAGGTTGTCGAGGTAGAAGGGCGGCCCCCACTTCGTGGCCTTCGCCTCGAGCGGCTTGTCGATGCCGGGGCCCGTGACCTTGACGTTCACGTGCTCCTTGCCCTCCGCGAGCGTGACGCCGGAGAGGTAGAAGTCGATGAGGACGTGGTTCGCGAGCTCGCCCTTGTACTCGCCCTTCGGGCGGCTGTAGACGAGCATCGGCTTCTTCGTGAAGTCGTCCTTCGCGTCGCCCTTCTTGCCGACCCAGAACGGCACGACCGCGAGCGCGCCCTTCGTCTTCACCGACTCGTGGTTCGCGCGGCTCGGGAACGCGACGAGGACGTGGCGGCCCTCCTTGATCTCCTCGCCGTTGGTGAGCTCCGAGAGCTTCACCGGCACCTTCGGGTCGAAGATCGCTTTGTAGGGCTTGTTGTCGAGGATGAGGTGG is a window encoding:
- a CDS encoding dienelactone hydrolase family protein translates to MANRISFKNGTGVLAEPAGEGKAPALVVLQEWWGLDDHIESLVDRFAKEGFLVVAPDLYHGKTTKDGAEAAKLMGALDTLKAVDEIAGAVAFLKDHPRSNGKVGVTGFCLGGALTLASACHVPAIAAAVPFYGIPPAEKVDYAKVTAPISMHVAKKDEWVTVGRAEEVKQKVEALAKTPFELHVYDADHAFMNDTRPAVYAAAEAKIAWDRAVAFLQRHLA
- the bioA gene encoding adenosylmethionine--8-amino-7-oxononanoate transaminase, whose translation is MSAGRDEVVRLDRAHVWHPYTAIDVWERTSPLVVARAEGSALYDAGGKRYLDGNASWWVAALGHAHPRLLRVLREQAATLDHCAFAGITHEPSARLAAELAAVAPGAGLNRVFYTDNGSGSIEVAIKIALQRWKLGGAAAAKKTRFVALDGAYHGDTLGPTSLGGVEVFRRPYQDVLFDVVHAPFPAPDAYARAFAAMSELIERDHDTIAGVVVEPVVQGAAGMRVYDPRYLTELRALTQEHDVLLIVDEVFTGYGRTGAMWACEHAGVTPDILCIGKVFASVVPMAATLVTDAVYDAFRGGGRERALYYGHTFCGNPIGAALAREVLAIYRDEDVVARTRPKAAKIAAAFERIAALPGVERVRTQGMIGAADLAGSGSGGYLGEAGWRVYERALERGAYLRPLGDTVYVCPPLVIDDADLDDLLRVLAESITG
- a CDS encoding cupredoxin domain-containing protein, which encodes MKRWLLLLALGGLVACEKKAPGDPNKVSIDVKAKSDGFDPSSVRLNKGAQAVLVFTRTTDETCAKSVIFPELNIKKELPKDKPVEIEIPTTEARTLTFMCGMEMYKSSVVIQ